A single window of Neospora caninum Liverpool complete genome, chromosome XII DNA harbors:
- a CDS encoding putative DNA polymerase alpha catalytic subunit — translation MSGSKQTALSALEKIRRQRRGEAKASEQYEVKDENAEIYATVTEEDYQRLKQTRRAQEWIDGEGYSDDGEEWWASNSEDDEDEEAPEGRRGKRRNEGDRDTTKPKKARNNALAAAAAVAAASAEAQGMRSLVQHFSAISAETHAKQEQNLVTKRYVESLQSVDKLFGEEEDSGESATTGETSPLPGEGSRAAQEGRGATPSLRDQMAVTLKPGEREQNRRSTEALSAEGHGWIGASRSNGACGYSPGASSFLAQFGVGRAPERAFANVADSGYLLASPEGLPGPGGSNKALRLSPSSAQDLQSSPPHGQGPVASTGSPGADVGEEDGKEGEHAEDAGEADASPEGEKDEGNEDEGDQDTQDTLFKATGEYEGNGPVLPKQGLTLFMQDEVDRDAKETEETERGERNAVPAGDQASDSQPPICEDGTLPFYFLDAWEEAGTLYLFGKVWPAAAKPEKEGAEASPSLQKYRGGPPPQSCCVVVRDMMVPLFFRTREQVDMTSSSRLLEGEEEKDGAKASEERERELRRRLERRMEITKAFFKQDLPRLKQKYRWRKVAIKGVFRHYAFDAPDVPRGREQTFVKVFVPASAPPLSPDDLEGETYSHVFGVGQSLIELLLVKRRIKGPCWLRIGNFTRPASAFDHLSWCQHEVYIQSHKDVRLWNAFNKATQSRHPDGALPPPPPLTVVALSAKSVQVPTGAAGHQDTDRQLAMASFFVYRDADIDDQNAQPRLSPQNVFCGIRRVRTAGGATARVNAEGLPLQFYELCTKQGFSVFDAEKTLLLNFINRLAAADPDILVGHNIYGSDLEILGQRCAVHGLPVWHRLSRLKRPKHVRPRASPSVSSGASGRREGLDGSFGAAGVWGGRLLTVGRLVCDTYMQAHELLGHRVNYDLVPLLQDLFLTSPGSPAATASSAWAAKIQKDIRALKPFPQPLELLEFFQRREAQPLLVCLQMCVQETFMTVALCWRLNCLPLTRELTTIGGNLWARSLQNQRAERNAFLLLHEFHREKFICPDREDPYSRGAPNKRPQAGRTAPRRWPGAPGGSGKEDDLGDEEGGIDAGLVERRDEDDGLHEGRREGEERGSGRAKANYAGGLVLEPRVGLYDTFVLLLDFNSLYPSIIQEYNVCFSTVKRPVRSRHGQTSAACGPDGEHADTLQERDEDTSRPHAAEEDVQGIASTPGLLPRILRQLVQRRRAVKASMKGETNPVKRAAQEIKQLALKLTANSIYGCLGFSRSRFYAKELAAFITQQGRNILTATKDKVERTLRLEVVYGDTDSIMINTGLRDDGGQGKAYAAAVRLGEQVKAEINKSYKKLEIDLEAVFRRLLLLKKKKYVCCIVLDYAKRQYKLEQKGLDIVRRDWSKLTKVVGNQLLQIMFRVGQNAPLPANAEASSPAKEKESASKDAVDSVVEELHEKLREVAKQLRAGRVPLEFFVITKALTKPPQMYARGTGGAVLHPHVQVSLRMQAQGLSVKPGNEIPYVICSEASVRAFLASQDAAGDEAETAKRNEQGSPIEEPGKRAEASKNAQGRSGPLSPAERAFHPREVAGNKTLEMDVDYYLEQQLLPPIQRMCAFVEGTSASRLAECLGLDGSKHARPDGVPGPGKDASRDAREKAGEERIMALISKSEEKYKMYKLPINLPCVACKATILGKDVLQFMRCPSCTWWISPSTLRNFVRLTLAALQSKFARPRLRCSSCHERFDQCPPPSSFATGRRSRLVCPRCEEGNLREELSAHDLYMYLDEMQFYLAGDVTAQQVALSEREKDRNPEKAASIMRFRRAGNAGDRNAGAVGNSGKDSWPVPVGVDPNLVTKVLEEGRGKPPTLRERLEARDCLEAAYKRVREAEVPPVKRGVELRFPHAVAAYIYLEKIKHGATWIDMQQEREKLQQMVAATLAQNAYRMIELRGIMCVMQAAVPVDPIKQRWHVLRGLNRVKACEQERKSWGDGLRQRGSSVFSQLESSFGVDYVEEDERIFGQQKLHTNLSRRFSDIAVKREGIAE, via the exons ATGTCGGGCTCGAAGCAGACGGCGCTCTCCGCTCTGGAGAAAAtccggaggcagagacgtgGAGAGGCCAAAGCCTCGGAACAGTATGAA GTTAAGGATGAGAATGCGGAAATTTACGCGACCGTGACAGAGGAGGATTATCAGCGGTTGAAGCAGACGCGGCGCGCTCAAGAGTGGATCGACGGAGAGG GCTACAGCGACGATGGCGAGGAGTGGTGGGCCTCGAACAgtgaagacgacgaggacgaggaggcgccaGAAGgtcgaagaggaaagaggcgaaacgagGGAGACCGAGATACAACAAAACCCAAGAAGGCACGGAACAATGCTCTCGCTGCGGCAGCTGCAGTcgcagctgcctcggcggAGGCCCAGGGTATGCGCTCGCTCGTCCAGCACTTTAGTGCGATCTCTGCGGAGACGCATGCGAAGCAAGAACAGAATTTGGTGACGAAACGCTATGTGGAGTCTCTGCAGTCGGTGGATAAACTGTttggtgaagaagaggactcAGGCGAGAGTGCTACCACCGGCGAGACATCGCCTCTTCcaggagaaggaagtcgCGCCGCTCAGGAAGGAAGGGGGGCGACGCCGTCGTTGCGAGACCAAATGGCCGTCACTTTGAAgccaggagaaagagagcaaaacCGCAGGTCGACAGAGGCGCTGTCTGCGGAAGGACACGGGTGGATTGGCGCCAGCCGTAGCAATGGTGCATGCGGCTATTCGCCCGgcgcctcctcgtttctgGCCCAGTTTGGCGTCGGCCGCGCTCCAGAGAGGGCTTTCGCGAACGTGGCGGACAGCGGGTATCTCCTAGCCTCACCAGAGGGCCTCCCAGGCCCCGGGGGTTCAAACAAAGCGCTGCGGCTATCGCCTTCCAGCGCCCAAGACCTTCAGTCGTCCCCTCCTCACGGCCAAGGACCAGTGGCCAGCACAGGCTCCCCGGGGGCCGACGTGGGCGAGGAGGACGGCAAAGAGGGCGAGCATGCAGAGGAtgcaggagaggcagacgcctcCCCGGAGGGCGAAAAAGATGAAGGcaacgaagacgagggcgaccAGGACACTCAGGACACGCTCTTCAAGGCGACGGGCGAGTACGAAGGGAATGGTCCTGTCTTGCCGAAGCAGGGTTTAACTCTCTTCATGCAGGACGAAGTCGACAGGGatgcgaaagagacagaagagacagaaagaggggagagaaacgccgtGCCTGCAGGCGACCAAGCGTCCGACAGCCAGCCACCGATCTGCGAGGACGGCACCCTACCCTTTTACTTTTTAGATGCGTGGGAAGAAGCGGGCACGCTCTACCTGTTTGGCAAAGTCTGGCCTGCGGCGGCGAagccagagaaggaaggcgccgaggcgagcCCGTCGCTGCAAAAGTATCGCGGCGGCCCGCCGCCCCAGAGTTGTTGCGTCGTCGTGCGCGACATGAtggtccctctcttcttcaggaCCCGGGAGCAAGTGGACATGACGTcctcgtcgcgtcttctcgagggcgaggaagagaaggacggcgccAAGGCTtcggaagagcgagagcgggagTTGCGGCGGCGCCTTGAGCGTCGAATGGAGATAACAAAGGCGTTCTTCAAACAGGATTTGCCGCGTCTGAAACAGAAGTATCGCTGGCGGAAGGTCGCGATCAAGGGCGTGTTCCGACACTACGCCTTCGACGCTCCAGACGTCCCTCGAGGCCGCGAACAGACCTTCGTGAAGGTGTTTGTTCCTGCGAGCGCGCCGCCCTTGAGTCCGGACGACTTGGAGGGCGAAACGTACTCCCACGTGTTTGGCGTCGGCCAGTCGTTGATCGAGTTGCTTCTCGTGAAGCGCCGGATCAAGGGCCCGTGCTGGTTGCGAATCGGAAACTTCACGCGCCCGGCGTCCGCCTTCGATCACCTGTCCTGGTGCCAGCacgaggtgtacatacagtcTCACAAGGACGTGCGGCTGTGGAACGCGTTCAACAAGGCGACGCAGTCACGCCACCCTGACGgcgcgctgccgccgcccCCGCCGCTGACCGTTGTCGCGCTCTCGGCGAAGAGTGTGCAAGTTCCGACGGGCGCGGCGGGCCACCAGGACACGGATCGACAGCTCGCCATGGCGTCGTTCTTTGTctacagagacgcagacatCGACGACCAGAAcgcgcagccgcgcctcAGCCCCCAGAACGTTTTCTGCGGCATTCGACGCGTGCGCACGGCGGGCGGGGCGACAGCGCGCGTCAACGCCGAAGGGTTGCCCCTCCAGTTCTACGAGCTGTGCACCAAGCAGGGTTTCAGCGTCTTTGATGCGGAGAAAACGCTCCTTCTCAACTTCATCAATCGGCTCGCCGCGGCCGACCCCGACATCCTCGTGGGCCACAACATCTACGGCTCCGACCTGGAGATTCTCGGCCAGCGGTGCGCCGTCCACGGCTTGCCGGTGTGGCACAGGCTGTCGCGTCTGAAGCGGCCCAAGCATGTGAGGCCGCGCGCAtcgccgagtgtctcttcagGGGCCAGCGGACGCCGAGAAGGCCTCGACGGGAGCTTCGGCGCGGCGGGCGTATGGGGCGGCCGACTCCTCACGGTCGGCCGGCTCGTCTGCGACACCTACATGCAGGCTCACGAGCTTCTTGGCCACCGCGTGAACTACGACCTCGTCCCCCTTCTGCAGGACTTGTTCCTGACGTCGCCGGGTTCGCCAGCCGCGACTGCGTCTTCGGCCTGGGCGGCGAAGATCCAGAAAGACATCCGCGCGCTCAAGCCCTTCCCGCAGCCGCTGGAGCTTCTCGAGTTCTTCCAGCGGCGCGAGGCTCAGCCCCTCCTCGTCTGTTTGCAAATGTGCGTTCAAGAGACCTTCATGACGGTCGCGCTCTGCTGGCGTCTCAACTGCCTGCCCCTGACTCGGGAGTTGACGACGATCGGCGGCAACCTCTGGGCGCGGTCGCTTCAGAACCAGCGCGCGGAGCGGaacgcgtttctgcttctccacgAATTCCACCGCGAAAAGTTCATTTGCCccgacagagaagacccctactcgcgcggcgcgccgaACAAGCGACCGCAAGCCGGACGGACTGCACCACGCCGCTGGCCGGGAGCGCCTGGCGGCTctgggaaggaagacgaccTAGGGGACGAGGAGGGTGGCATCGACGCGGGCCTCGTggagcgcagagacgaggacgacggtCTTCACGAGGggcggcgcgaaggcgaagagcgcggcaGTGGTCGCGCGAAAGCGAATTATGCGGGCGGTCTCGTTCTCGAGCCCCGAGTCGGGCTGTATGACACATTTGTCCTTCTCCTCGACTTCAACTCGTTGTACCCCTCTATCATTCAAGAATACAACGTGTGCTTCTCGACTGTGAAGAGGCCGGTGCGGTCGCGGCACGGCCAGACGAGCGCCGCGTGTGGCCCAGACGGCGAACACGCGGACACGCTtcaagagcgagacgaagacacgAGTCGGCCCCATGCAGCTGAGGAGGACGTCCAAGGCATCGCCTCCACGCCGGGGCTGCTCCCGCGCATCCTGCGCCAACTCgtgcagaggcgccgcgcagTCAAGGCCTCGATGAAGGGCGAAACGAATCCAGTGAAACGCGCCGCTCAGGAAATCAAGCAGCTGGCTCTGAAGCTCACCGCGAACAGCATCTACGGCTGCCTCGGGTTCAGCCGCAGCCGCTTCTACGCCAAGGAACTCGCCGCATTCATCACGCAGCAGGGTCGAAACATCCTCACGGCAACGAAAGACAAGGTCGAGAGAACTCTACGCCTCGAAGTCGTCTACGGAGATACCGACTCGATCATG atAAACACCGGCTTGCGGGACGACGGCGGACAAGGCAAGGCCTACGCGGCGGCCGTGCGCCTGGGCGAACAAGTGAAGGCGGAAATCAACAAGAGCTACAAGAAGTTGGAGATTGATTTGGAGGCAGTCTTCCGccggctgctgctgctgaagaagaagaagtaCGTCTGCTGCATTGTTCTCGATTACGCGAAGCGCCAGTACAAACTCGAGCAGAAGGGTTTGGACATTGTGCGTCGAGACTGGTCGAAGCTGACCAAGGTCGTGGGAAATCAACTGCTTCAGATCATGTTTCGGGTCGGGCAGAacgcgccgctgcctgcgAACGCAGAggcttcgtctccggccaaggagaaagaaagcgcgTCGAAGGACGCCGTGGACTCGGTGGTTGAGGAACTCCACGAGAAACTGCGCGAAGTCGCGAAGCAACTGCGAGCTGGCCGCGTGCCGCTCGAGTTCTTTGTCATCACGAAAGCCCTGACGAAGCCGCCGCAGATGTACGCCCGAGGCACCGGCGGCGCCGTCTTGCACCCACACGTGCAGGTgtcgctgcgcatgcaggcccAGGGTTTGTCGGTGAAGCCGGGGAACGAGATTCCCTATGTGATTTGCTCCGAGGCGAGCGTCAgggcgtttctcgcttcgcaggacgcagctggcgacgaggccgaaacCGCAAAGCGAAACGAACAGGGCTCGCCCATCGAAGAAccggggaaacgcgcagaggcctcgaaaaacgcgcaggGCCGGAGCGGACCCTTGAGTCCGGCAGAGCGCGCGTTCCACCCGCGGGAAGTCGCGGGAAACAAAACCCTGGAAATGGACGTCGACTACTACCTCGaacagcagctgctgccCCCGATCCAGCGCATGTGCGCCTTTGTCGAGGGGACGAGTGCAAGTCGGCTAGCCGAGTGTCTGGGCCTCGATGGCTCCAAGCACGCCCGACCCGACGGCGTGCCCGGGCCAGGCAAAGACGCCagccgagacgcgcgggagaaggccgGCGAGGAACGCATCATGGCTCTGATTTCCAAAAGTGAAGAGAAATACAAGATG TACAAACTTCCCATCAACTTACCTTGTGTGGCATGCAAAGCCACCATATTGGGCAAAGACGTTTTGCAG ttcATGCGGTGTCCTTCTTGCACTTGGTGGATTTCGCCGTCGACCTTGCGCAACTTTGTGCGCCTCACGTTGGCGGCCCTACAGAGCAAGTTTGCGCGGCCCCGTCTCAG GTGTTCGTCTTGTCACGAGCGATTCGACCAGTGCCCTCCGCCCTCGTCGTTCGCGACGGGCCGTCGCTCCCGTCTTGTTTGCCCGCGCTGCGAGGAAGGCAACCTGCGCGAGGAACTGAGTGCGCATGACTTGTACATGTACCTGGACGAAATGCAGTTTTATCTCGCTGGCGATGTCACGGCCCAGCAGGTGGCGTtgagtgagagagagaaagaccgcAACCCCGAGAAGGCTGCGTCGATCATGCGCTTCCGCCGAGCCGGAAACGCCGGCGACCGGAATGCCGGGGCAGTCGGCAACTCTGGAAAAGATTCCTGGCCCGTCCCGGTCGGCGTCGATCCCAATCTGGTCACGAAGGTCCTCGAGGAAGGCCGCGGAAAGCCGCCGACTCTGCGCGAGCGACTGGAAGCGCGCGATTGCCTCGAGGCGGCTTATAAACGGgtgcgcgaggccgaggTCCCCCCCGTCAAACGCGGCGTCGAACTCCGCTTTCCCCACGCTGTCGCCGCGTACATTTATCTCGAAAAAATAAAGCACGGAGCGACTTGGATCGACATgcaacaggaaagagaaaaactcCAACAG ATGGTTGCCGCCACGTTGGCTCAAAACGCCTACAGAATGATCGA ACTGCGCGGCATTATGTGCGTGATGCAAGCGGCAGTTCCCGTGGATCCCATCAAGCAGAGATGGCATGTTTTGCGAGGCCTGAATCGCGTGAAGGCTTGTGAGCAGGAACGAAAGAGTTGGGGGGACGGCCTTCGACAACGAGGCTCCTCTGTGTTCTCTCAGCTGGAAAGCAGCTTTGGAGTGGATtacgtggaagaagacgaaagaatATTCGGTCAGCAAAAACTCCACACCAATCTAtctcgtcgtttctcggATATTGCTGTCAAGCGAGAGGGCATTGCTGAATAA